The Planctomycetia bacterium sequence CAAGATGAAGGGTAAAGCGCATAGCTGCGGCACTTCAGGTCTTGCAAGATCGCAAGGTAGCCATGACCTGTCCGGAGTTGATTGATGTGATGGCAACCGAAGGTCTCTGGTCATCGCCTGGTGGCAAGACACCCGCCAACACCCTCTACGCTGCTATCAGCCGTGACATCAAGGACAAGGGCAAAGCGTCGGCGTTCAGGAAGGCGGAGAGGGGGAGGTTTGAGGGGAAGTGACAGTGCCTAAGTGTTCTAGAGCGTAAGCAAGTTATCGGGTCGATTTCGTGCTCGATAATTCTGATAGGCGTCATTGCAAATTCAAACGGGATGAATTACAGT is a genomic window containing:
- a CDS encoding winged helix-turn-helix domain-containing protein, whose protein sequence is MQDRKVAMTCPELIDVMATEGLWSSPGGKTPANTLYAAISRDIKDKGKASAFRKAERGRFEGK